aactttttccacattgaGAACatgtgtaaggtttctctccagtgtgaattctgaCGTGGTTTTTAAGATTTGATTTTCGAACgaagctctttccacacagtttgcaggtgtgaggcttctctccagagtgaattctcatgtgaagATCAAGGTTTCCTTTTTCAGTAAAACTcattccacactgttggcagacaaaaggtttctctccagtgtgaactctcacaTGGTATTTAAGGTTTGCTTTTCGAATGAAACTCTTTCTACACAGTTTGCCGGTGTAAGGCATTTCCACATTGTGAACTTTCATGTGGACTTTAAGGTTTCCTTTTCTGctgaaactttttccacactgttggcaggtgaaatAACTTctatttgctgtattttgagCTCTTTTTTGTGTCTTTTCAGTATTTGAGAAACTAAATGATTTTTCTCCAGTCATGAAGCCATATTTCTCATGGTGAGCATTAACTTCCTTTTTACTGAATTCTTGACTCTTCTCTTTTGTTGTCATCAAGTCTAAtgcaagaaaacaaacaaaaaacaaatccaaattaacACCATTTTTAATGGCACAAAGaacaaacatcaaaaccaaCAACATTTAGGTCTGACCAACACTAAGCTATTAAAGGAGGTTTTAAATGTAATCTCAAAAACTCTTCCCATTATTCGAAGTGATAATAAAATGAGCAAAGTTTATTGTATAATCTTAGTTGCATATTTTTCAGTGCTCATTTTCGAGGTAATGGATGTGATCCAGGGGCATATAATTAGGGGGTGACGCTAGGGTCATGTCCCTAAAAATATCCAGCAACTACCAAATTGtccctagcaataattttgatcaaacaattaaatatgtatatgtttttgtaatttcgGATGCATCTGAAATATATCATACTATTGATATTACCtaagaattttaaataaatacgtTAGAAAACTGTgcactttttatatattatcaatttaatacataGATGGAGTAAGAATGTAAGGCAGTCGCACACTGGACAAAAAGCGCAGCGTCGTGTTTACAACAACTCACAGGTAGCCTATTGCACCCAGTTCAAGACAGCAGtccaaaaccttaaaaaaaaaaagttcaattaaCAAAGTTGCGTTGATGAGTTTGAAATACTGTGTTTGACAAAACagcaaacagaaaaacaaagtgtGATCTATGGGTATTATAAGCTCTCTATATAAAGcatacagacagaaagacaaacgctGTGCTGAAAGATACACAACACACAGTCTTCCACCCTAGgatgaagtca
The sequence above is drawn from the Onychostoma macrolepis isolate SWU-2019 chromosome 04, ASM1243209v1, whole genome shotgun sequence genome and encodes:
- the LOC131539415 gene encoding gastrula zinc finger protein XlCGF8.2DB-like, translated to MTTKEKSQEFSKKEVNAHHEKYGFMTGEKSFSFSNTEKTQKRAQNTANRSYFTCQQCGKSFSRKGNLKVHMKVHNVEMPYTGKLCRKSFIRKANLKYHVRVHTGEKPFVCQQCGMSFTEKGNLDLHMRIHSGEKPHTCKLCGKSFVRKSNLKNHVRIHTGEKPYTCSQCGKSFTHKQHLDGHMRVHTGEKPYTCQQCGQSFTQKGNLNDHMRIHTGEKPYSCKLCEKSFIRKSNLKNHLRIHTGEKPYICSQCGKSFTHKQNHDGHMKIHTGEKPFTCQCGKSFTKKGNLKKHMKIHTEKKPFTCDQSLDVK